One genomic window of Thalassolituus hydrocarboniclasticus includes the following:
- a CDS encoding lipoprotein-releasing ABC transporter permease subunit, translating into MNISESSLPLWIGLRYLAAKRRNHFISFISASSMVGMTLGVAVLILVLSVMNGFDHELRERILGMVPHGVLYERGGINDWQALAEQVERQPGVVAAAPLTRLQGMLGYGGRVQGVMVTGIEPAAEARVSILPQHVIDGQLDDLQPGSFGVLLGSLLAQHLNVVVGDKITLMLPEATLSPAGVLPRIKRLTVVGIFSVGAELDANLAVVNLEDARKLGRINAQAQALRVKFSNLFDAPAGIWRMVNQLDGYYTGSDWTRTHGNLFQAIKLEKTMIGLLLLIIVAVAAFNIISTLVMVVTDKQADIAILRTMGARPSTVMGIFMVQGLSIGLVGVVLGTVLGVLAALSISDIVAWVEQAFGFQILSADVYFISYLPSQLLWSDVVIVTSASLLLSFLATLYPSYRASRVQPAEALRYE; encoded by the coding sequence ATGAACATTTCAGAATCCTCTCTGCCTTTATGGATAGGCCTGCGTTATCTGGCGGCTAAGCGGCGTAATCATTTTATTTCTTTTATTTCAGCGTCTTCGATGGTCGGCATGACCCTCGGTGTTGCCGTTCTGATTCTGGTGTTGTCGGTGATGAATGGTTTCGATCACGAATTACGTGAGCGGATTCTCGGTATGGTGCCCCATGGGGTACTGTATGAGCGTGGTGGTATTAATGACTGGCAGGCATTGGCTGAACAGGTTGAACGGCAGCCTGGAGTCGTGGCTGCTGCACCTTTAACCCGTTTGCAGGGCATGCTGGGTTATGGCGGTCGTGTTCAGGGAGTTATGGTTACCGGCATTGAACCAGCGGCAGAGGCGCGGGTTTCTATATTGCCGCAGCATGTGATTGATGGCCAGCTGGACGATTTACAGCCCGGCAGCTTTGGTGTGCTGCTGGGCAGTTTGCTGGCGCAACACCTGAACGTAGTGGTGGGCGATAAAATTACTTTAATGCTGCCGGAAGCGACTCTGTCACCGGCCGGGGTATTGCCACGGATTAAGCGTTTAACGGTGGTGGGTATTTTTTCGGTCGGAGCTGAACTGGATGCCAATCTGGCCGTCGTGAATCTGGAGGACGCGCGTAAGCTCGGGCGTATTAATGCTCAGGCTCAGGCTTTGCGGGTTAAATTCAGTAATTTATTCGATGCACCGGCCGGTATCTGGCGCATGGTGAATCAGCTGGATGGTTATTACACCGGCAGCGACTGGACCCGTACCCACGGCAATTTATTTCAGGCGATTAAACTTGAGAAAACCATGATTGGTCTGCTGCTGCTGATTATTGTTGCGGTGGCTGCATTCAATATTATTTCAACGCTGGTTATGGTCGTAACCGATAAACAAGCCGATATTGCGATTTTACGTACCATGGGCGCACGGCCATCAACGGTGATGGGTATTTTTATGGTGCAGGGGCTGTCGATCGGCTTGGTTGGTGTTGTGCTGGGGACGGTTCTCGGTGTGCTGGCGGCGCTGAGTATTTCCGACATTGTTGCCTGGGTTGAGCAAGCCTTTGGTTTCCAGATTTTAAGTGCCGACGTGTATTTTATTTCTTATCTGCCTTCACAGTTGTTATGGAGTGATGTGGTGATTGTAACCAGTGCGTCTCTGTTGCTGAGTTTCCTGGCAACGCTGTATCCATCGTATCGTGCATCGCGAGTTCAGCCGGCGGAGGCATTACGCTATGAGTGA
- the murB gene encoding UDP-N-acetylmuramate dehydrogenase — MNHPVPEVQQSYDLSALNTLRLPAKAEAFARFSSVSELLSLLTLAQRHNWPVRVLGGGSNVLLADDVPGLVLQSAMTSVRLLREDATHRWLAVDAGMNWHQWVQDSTEFGHGLENLALIPGSVGASPIQNIGAYGVEVADCIDSVSGIQLSSRQWRTLSATECRFAYRDSIFKHELAGDFIVTRVVFRLSKVFEPDLSYGPLASWATAQGGAISPQALIEQVCVIRQSKLPDPVQIPNAGSFFKNPLVSVYQATQLSAQHPSLPTYPQADGRIKLAAGWLIEQAGWKGRWLGPVRMHDQQALVLTTNGAANYTDVEHLRDAVVASVNEQFGVQLEPEPQPF; from the coding sequence GTGAATCATCCCGTACCTGAGGTGCAGCAGAGCTACGATCTGTCGGCGCTGAATACGCTGCGCTTACCGGCCAAAGCTGAAGCCTTTGCGCGTTTTTCTTCCGTCTCGGAATTGCTCAGCCTGCTGACGCTGGCGCAGCGGCATAACTGGCCGGTGCGGGTTCTGGGTGGCGGCAGTAATGTGTTGCTGGCCGACGATGTGCCCGGTCTGGTGCTGCAATCGGCCATGACTTCGGTGCGTTTGCTGCGTGAAGATGCAACCCATCGCTGGCTGGCGGTGGATGCTGGCATGAACTGGCATCAGTGGGTACAGGACAGTACGGAGTTTGGTCATGGGCTGGAAAATCTGGCGCTGATTCCGGGCTCTGTCGGCGCTTCGCCGATTCAGAATATTGGTGCTTACGGTGTTGAAGTTGCCGACTGCATCGACTCGGTATCCGGCATTCAGCTCAGCTCTCGCCAGTGGCGCACGCTGAGTGCCACCGAATGCCGCTTTGCCTATCGTGATTCCATTTTCAAACATGAGCTGGCTGGCGATTTTATTGTCACCCGCGTGGTCTTCCGTCTGAGTAAAGTATTTGAACCGGATCTGAGTTATGGCCCTTTGGCCAGCTGGGCGACGGCGCAGGGCGGTGCCATCAGTCCGCAGGCGCTGATTGAACAGGTGTGTGTGATTCGCCAGAGTAAATTGCCGGACCCGGTGCAAATTCCCAATGCCGGTTCTTTCTTCAAAAATCCGCTGGTGTCGGTATATCAGGCAACACAGCTGAGCGCTCAGCACCCGTCATTACCAACCTATCCGCAGGCCGATGGCCGTATCAAACTGGCGGCGGGATGGCTGATTGAACAGGCCGGCTGGAAAGGGCGCTGGCTTGGCCCGGTACGGATGCACGATCAGCAGGCGCTGGTGCTGACCACCAATGGCGCGGCAAACTATACCGATGTTGAGCACTTGCGTGATGCGGTGGTCGCCAGTGTGAATGAGCAATTTGGTGTGCAGCTGGAGCCTGAGCCGCAGCCGTTCTGA
- the lpxK gene encoding tetraacyldisaccharide 4'-kinase: MSNALAGLAARIERNWYGSVLGNLWLLPLWPLVWVVVHLRRRRFLRHPPAANPVPVVVVGNITVGGTGKTPLITLLAERARALGLRPAVVSRGYGAKAPQYPLDLTADTPVEHSGDEPRLLFNRLNGDASFCPVVVDPERRRAVAELAGRADIVFSDDGLQHYAMARAAEIVVVDHARGFGNGWLLPLGPLREPLARLKTVDLVLRNGADFQVQPTALVNAVSGEQISLQSFSGREVVAVSGIGNPQRFYDSLRSLGMQPQEHSFADHHQFQPDDLAFHQQTPDLPLVMTEKDWVKCRDFARSDWWYLQVSAVAQPEIAARLDSLLMTWSGKTHG, from the coding sequence ATGAGCAATGCTCTCGCCGGGCTGGCGGCACGGATTGAACGTAACTGGTATGGCTCGGTGCTGGGCAATCTGTGGCTGCTGCCGCTCTGGCCGCTGGTTTGGGTGGTCGTGCATCTGCGCCGCCGGCGCTTTCTGCGTCATCCGCCAGCAGCCAATCCTGTACCTGTGGTGGTGGTTGGTAATATTACCGTGGGCGGAACCGGCAAAACGCCGCTCATTACCTTGCTGGCCGAGCGTGCCCGGGCGCTGGGGCTCAGGCCCGCGGTCGTCAGCCGTGGTTACGGTGCTAAAGCCCCGCAATATCCTCTGGATCTGACGGCTGATACGCCGGTAGAGCACAGTGGTGACGAACCCCGTTTGCTGTTTAACCGCCTGAATGGCGATGCCTCCTTTTGTCCGGTTGTGGTCGATCCTGAGCGTCGCCGTGCGGTGGCTGAGCTTGCTGGCCGGGCGGATATCGTTTTCAGCGATGACGGCCTGCAGCATTACGCCATGGCCAGAGCCGCCGAAATCGTAGTGGTCGATCATGCCCGTGGTTTTGGTAATGGCTGGTTGTTGCCGCTGGGGCCATTACGCGAACCACTGGCACGGCTTAAAACGGTCGATCTGGTGTTGCGCAACGGCGCGGATTTTCAGGTGCAGCCAACGGCACTGGTGAATGCTGTCAGTGGTGAACAGATTTCCCTGCAAAGCTTCAGCGGCCGCGAGGTGGTGGCGGTTTCCGGTATTGGTAATCCGCAGCGCTTTTACGATTCACTGCGCAGTCTGGGGATGCAACCACAGGAGCACAGTTTTGCCGATCATCATCAGTTTCAGCCCGATGATCTGGCCTTTCATCAGCAAACACCGGATCTGCCGCTCGTTATGACGGAAAAAGATTGGGTAAAATGCCGTGACTTTGCCCGGTCCGACTGGTGGTATCTGCAGGTCAGTGCGGTAGCACAGCCTGAGATAGCGGCGCGGCTGGATTCTTTATTAATGACCTGGAGTGGAAAAACTCATGGATAA
- a CDS encoding ABC transporter ATP-binding protein, producing MSESWVLEATGLRKTYTSGPQAVTVWQDVELKVKAGESVAIVGASGSGKTTLLNALGGLDTVDSGSVVIGGQQLHQLSDAQRTRLRNQEIGFVYQFHHLLPEFSALENVMMPQLLAGVARKAAAARARECLAQLGLEHRVDHKPAELSGGERQRTAIARALVNRPRLVLLDEPTGNLDQQTAHQVEAAMLALTEQAETAFIMVTHDSQLAARMDRCLQLRDLTLSPWQG from the coding sequence ATGAGTGAGTCCTGGGTGCTTGAGGCTACAGGCCTGCGTAAAACTTATACTTCCGGACCGCAGGCGGTCACGGTCTGGCAGGATGTCGAATTAAAAGTAAAAGCGGGCGAGTCGGTTGCTATTGTCGGAGCTTCAGGTTCAGGTAAAACCACCTTGCTGAATGCGCTTGGCGGGTTGGATACGGTGGACAGCGGCAGCGTGGTGATTGGTGGGCAGCAGCTGCATCAGCTGAGTGATGCGCAGCGCACCCGTCTGCGTAATCAGGAAATCGGTTTCGTTTATCAGTTTCATCATTTATTGCCGGAATTCTCGGCACTGGAAAATGTGATGATGCCGCAGTTGCTGGCCGGTGTTGCGCGTAAGGCTGCTGCAGCGCGGGCGCGTGAATGTCTGGCCCAATTAGGGCTTGAGCACCGTGTGGATCATAAACCGGCAGAGTTGTCCGGTGGCGAGCGTCAGCGCACGGCTATTGCCCGTGCGTTGGTAAATCGTCCGCGTTTGGTTTTGCTGGATGAGCCGACCGGTAATCTGGATCAGCAGACTGCACATCAGGTAGAAGCGGCAATGCTGGCATTAACCGAACAGGCGGAAACCGCTTTTATTATGGTGACCCATGACAGTCAGCTGGCAGCGCGGATGGATCGTTGTCTGCAGTTGCGCGACCTGACGTTATCTCCCTGGCAGGGATAA
- a CDS encoding ExbD/TolR family protein, whose amino-acid sequence MNFKRQNREAVDVNLTPLIDIVFLLLIFFMVSTTFTKENHLSIDLPEATAEASEAQPQAIEILISASGEYSINDQTLINHQLDTLKRGLQKALAGRQTVPVVITADAKTPHEAVVRAMDAAGQLGLVNLSITTRQPGKSE is encoded by the coding sequence GTGAACTTCAAACGACAGAATCGTGAAGCAGTGGACGTCAATCTGACGCCACTGATTGATATCGTATTTCTGCTGCTGATTTTCTTTATGGTGTCGACCACCTTCACCAAAGAAAATCACCTCAGTATTGATCTGCCGGAGGCGACGGCGGAAGCGTCCGAAGCGCAGCCACAGGCGATTGAAATACTGATTTCGGCCAGCGGCGAATACAGTATTAATGATCAGACGCTTATCAATCATCAGCTGGATACGCTGAAGCGTGGTCTGCAGAAGGCGTTGGCAGGCCGGCAGACGGTACCCGTGGTGATTACAGCTGATGCCAAAACACCGCACGAAGCGGTGGTGCGGGCGATGGATGCCGCCGGCCAGCTTGGTCTGGTTAATCTGAGCATTACCACCCGTCAACCTGGGAAATCTGAATAA
- a CDS encoding MotA/TolQ/ExbB proton channel family protein, with the protein MLEIIQSGGWMMVPIIISSILALGITVERFWTLRAAQIAPRDLLARVWGWMKNNQLDSARIKELRASSPLGRVLAAGLINSRHGRQIMKESIEEVASHEIHEMERYLNALGTVAAVAPLMGLLGTVFGMIQVFSEIMTQGTGQANMLAGGISEALITTAAGLIIGIPALVAHRMLQRRVDEIVVFMEQEAIKLVDVLHGDREVADSSEAA; encoded by the coding sequence ATGCTGGAAATCATCCAGAGCGGTGGGTGGATGATGGTACCTATCATCATTTCTTCTATTTTGGCGTTGGGAATTACCGTTGAACGGTTCTGGACCTTACGGGCGGCGCAGATTGCACCGCGTGATCTGCTGGCGCGGGTCTGGGGTTGGATGAAAAACAATCAGCTCGACAGTGCCCGTATCAAAGAACTGCGTGCTTCCAGCCCGCTGGGCCGTGTGTTGGCGGCTGGCCTGATTAACTCCCGCCATGGTCGCCAGATCATGAAAGAAAGCATCGAAGAAGTGGCCTCCCATGAAATCCATGAAATGGAGCGTTACCTTAATGCGCTGGGCACGGTTGCTGCCGTTGCTCCGCTGATGGGTCTGCTGGGAACCGTATTCGGCATGATTCAGGTGTTCTCTGAAATCATGACGCAGGGTACCGGACAGGCGAATATGCTGGCCGGTGGTATTTCTGAAGCTCTGATCACGACCGCAGCCGGTCTGATCATCGGTATTCCGGCTCTGGTTGCGCACCGTATGCTGCAGCGCCGCGTGGATGAAATTGTGGTCTTTATGGAACAGGAAGCCATCAAACTGGTGGATGTTCTGCATGGTGATCGTGAAGTGGCGGATTCCTCAGAGGCGGCCTAA
- the msbA gene encoding lipid A export permease/ATP-binding protein MsbA, with protein sequence MSNETSIRRLYGRLLSYVWPHKLAFSVAIVGYIIFASAAPAMAHLMGVVEQTLSDPQPDKILLLVLMLMGIFFYRGIGTFLGKFFIAVVGRNVVHSLRTELFNKMTRLPSHYYDGESSGRLISRVIFDVDQVTGASTRALTTTVQEGVTVILLMAYLIWLDHNLTLIFLGLVPVIVLVVAFASRFFRRYSQRIQKAMGDVTQVTNESINGYREVRTFGGTEYEQQRFRKASDYNRKQSLKFGLTEAINVPLTQQIVAVGLGLMVYLMFQRVADGSMSSAEFLQFMTAASLIAKPLRALTDINAVIQKGMTAAESIFSVLDADAEVDQGTKTLTRAKGEVCFDDVRFRYQGAENDALKGISLKVTPGTSVAFVGKSGSGKTTLVNLIPRFYEVGSGRILLDGDDIRDLTLDSLREQIAIVSQQVTLFNASIRDNIAYGSLADKTDEEIIAAAKAAHADEFISRLPEGYNTQVGEDGVLLSGGQRQRIAIARAILKNAPVLILDEATSALDTESERHIQAAMEEVMKGRTTFVIAHRLSTIESADRIVVIDQGEVREDGSHAELIAQQGMYAQLHQIQFSE encoded by the coding sequence ATGAGTAACGAAACCTCCATCAGGCGTCTGTACGGACGCCTGCTTTCGTATGTCTGGCCACACAAACTGGCCTTTTCCGTGGCCATTGTGGGCTACATTATTTTTGCCTCGGCAGCACCGGCAATGGCGCATCTGATGGGTGTTGTCGAGCAGACCCTGTCAGATCCGCAGCCGGATAAGATTCTGCTGTTGGTGCTGATGCTGATGGGCATCTTTTTTTACCGCGGTATCGGTACCTTTCTGGGAAAATTCTTTATTGCGGTTGTCGGCCGTAATGTCGTGCACAGCCTGCGTACTGAACTGTTCAATAAAATGACCCGCTTGCCGAGCCATTACTACGATGGTGAATCCAGTGGTCGTTTGATCTCACGGGTTATTTTCGATGTGGATCAGGTGACCGGCGCCTCAACCCGGGCCTTAACCACCACGGTGCAGGAAGGCGTTACCGTTATTCTGCTGATGGCTTACCTGATCTGGCTGGATCACAACCTGACGCTGATTTTCCTCGGTCTGGTACCGGTGATTGTTCTGGTGGTTGCTTTCGCCAGTCGCTTCTTCCGTCGTTACAGCCAGCGTATTCAGAAAGCGATGGGGGATGTGACCCAGGTAACCAACGAGAGTATTAATGGTTACCGTGAAGTGCGTACTTTTGGCGGTACTGAATATGAGCAGCAGCGTTTCCGTAAAGCCAGTGACTATAACCGCAAGCAATCGCTGAAGTTTGGTCTGACCGAAGCCATTAACGTGCCGCTGACTCAGCAGATTGTGGCTGTCGGTTTGGGTCTGATGGTGTATCTGATGTTTCAGCGGGTGGCCGACGGCAGTATGAGCAGCGCTGAATTCCTGCAGTTTATGACCGCCGCTTCGTTGATCGCCAAGCCGCTGCGCGCGCTGACCGATATTAATGCCGTGATTCAGAAAGGTATGACCGCTGCAGAATCTATTTTCTCGGTGCTGGATGCCGACGCCGAAGTGGATCAGGGCACTAAAACCCTGACCCGCGCTAAGGGGGAGGTCTGCTTCGATGATGTTCGCTTCCGCTATCAGGGCGCCGAAAACGATGCGCTGAAAGGCATCAGCCTGAAAGTGACACCGGGCACTTCGGTCGCTTTTGTCGGTAAATCCGGCAGTGGTAAGACCACGCTGGTGAATCTGATCCCGCGTTTTTACGAAGTAGGCTCCGGCCGTATTCTGCTTGATGGTGACGATATCCGCGATCTGACCCTCGACAGTCTGCGTGAGCAGATTGCCATCGTCAGTCAGCAGGTGACACTGTTCAACGCCAGCATCCGCGACAATATTGCCTACGGCTCGCTGGCGGATAAAACCGATGAAGAAATCATCGCCGCCGCCAAAGCCGCCCATGCCGATGAATTTATTTCCCGTCTGCCGGAAGGCTACAACACCCAGGTCGGTGAAGACGGCGTGCTGTTATCCGGCGGTCAGCGCCAGCGTATTGCCATTGCCCGGGCGATTCTGAAAAACGCTCCGGTGCTGATTCTGGATGAGGCGACGTCTGCGCTGGATACTGAGTCTGAACGCCATATTCAGGCGGCCATGGAAGAAGTAATGAAAGGCCGTACCACCTTTGTGATCGCCCACCGCCTGAGCACCATTGAGAGCGCTGACCGTATTGTGGTGATCGATCAGGGCGAAGTGCGTGAAGACGGCTCCCATGCCGAGCTGATTGCGCAGCAGGGCATGTACGCCCAGCTGCATCAGATTCAGTTCAGCGAATAA
- a CDS encoding DUF2062 domain-containing protein encodes MPKKFLQKFFPSPEQVQGNPSLRFLSPLFSKPNLWHVNRRSVARAFMVGLFTAFLPMPFQMGIAAFFAFYANANVPISVGLVWVSNPVTIPPLFYGTYLFGTWLLGTPSSDFSIELSLDWVLNELVSIWQPLLVGSLTIGIFLGVCGYFAIHLAWRLHIANNWKKRRINRLKRAAEEEESN; translated from the coding sequence ATGCCTAAAAAGTTTTTACAGAAGTTTTTTCCATCGCCGGAACAGGTACAGGGCAATCCATCTCTGCGCTTCCTTTCCCCGCTGTTCAGTAAACCCAATCTATGGCACGTAAACCGCCGCTCGGTGGCACGCGCCTTTATGGTTGGACTCTTTACCGCTTTTCTGCCGATGCCATTCCAGATGGGGATTGCCGCATTCTTTGCTTTTTATGCCAACGCCAACGTTCCGATTTCAGTTGGCCTGGTATGGGTCAGTAATCCGGTAACCATTCCCCCATTGTTTTACGGCACCTATTTATTCGGCACCTGGCTGCTCGGCACTCCAAGCAGTGATTTCAGCATCGAATTATCCCTGGACTGGGTACTGAATGAACTGGTGTCCATCTGGCAGCCATTATTGGTCGGCTCATTAACGATCGGTATTTTTCTGGGCGTCTGTGGGTATTTTGCCATCCACCTCGCGTGGCGACTGCACATTGCCAATAACTGGAAAAAACGCCGCATTAATCGCCTGAAGCGTGCCGCAGAAGAGGAAGAAAGTAACTGA
- a CDS encoding DNA internalization-related competence protein ComEC/Rec2 gives MHLIVLTCAAAIVAGTLLSLMQALVVLLLAGILLALAVCSGCCRKRRLLFLPVLATGLLYGSFWLQHNLSHRLPVAQDRSRLNLDVVVETVEERGQGVRLIVRVFRNPAVPGELSASQSGWQANSQSPLQSDSAAEQMPQLRRQQLSWYHPAIAVRSGMQLNAELVLRSPRAFANDLPFDYEAFLLSSGIDASGYIRSARLIDGGESSLRDTLLAAQRQRHSPEAWPWLAGLVFGEQQAFSAEQWRLAQHTGTLHLLVVSGLHVGMVAALGWLLALGGIRFWGLFSGRGLRHPALLRLLLIGGLTAGYVWLAGMGIALQRAWIMIMVLLWLFFSGWRFNWLTALSLALLLVLLVNPLIWTRAGFGFSFVAVLALLAFFTGRRQGWLQTLFLPQWVVFISMLPLLWFWLLPVSLVQVGANLLAIPLLSLVILPLALLDAGLSWLAGAVLSDTQAQMVIAVPDTLLAAVGEFFWSVLSALQQQPWMVQFYQPWPLLLLWPCLLLLLRLGISAALSFGAMLMLLLALFWPLSVSGPYREQAVMLDVGQGQSLAFISEQHALVYDTGARFSEHFDAGSALLLPLLKQAGVRQINALFVSHSDLDHAGGLSSVLQGGLPLQQLFLGQWLPDLPVQPQAHLCRELITAGWQEVGADLHYRLLLLPDEQQALVNPSDNNQSCVVQVRWHERRFLLAGDIERDLEQQLVEHFGAELRSDVLVLAHHGSRSSSSSVFLDAVQPAQVWISAGFNNRFGHPHADVTARLEALKIPWYLTARDGAVLMAPDGQVTTARSGWQPPWRQP, from the coding sequence ATGCACCTGATTGTTCTGACCTGTGCCGCTGCTATTGTCGCGGGAACACTGTTGAGTCTTATGCAGGCTCTGGTGGTTCTGCTGCTGGCTGGCATATTACTGGCGCTTGCGGTGTGCTCAGGCTGTTGCCGTAAGCGGAGACTGCTGTTTTTACCTGTTCTGGCGACAGGCCTTCTGTATGGCAGCTTCTGGTTGCAGCATAACCTCAGTCATCGCCTGCCGGTGGCGCAGGATCGCAGCCGGCTGAATCTGGATGTTGTTGTCGAGACGGTTGAGGAGCGCGGGCAGGGAGTGCGCCTGATTGTCCGTGTTTTCCGTAATCCGGCTGTGCCCGGGGAACTGTCTGCATCTCAGTCGGGCTGGCAGGCCAATTCTCAATCTCCTCTTCAATCTGACTCCGCGGCAGAGCAAATGCCGCAATTACGCCGTCAGCAACTCAGCTGGTATCACCCTGCGATCGCAGTGCGCAGCGGTATGCAGCTGAATGCTGAACTGGTATTACGCAGTCCGCGTGCTTTTGCCAATGATTTGCCCTTTGATTATGAAGCTTTTCTGCTGTCATCAGGCATCGATGCCAGCGGCTATATCCGCAGTGCGCGGCTGATCGACGGCGGCGAGTCCTCGTTACGCGACACATTGCTGGCTGCGCAACGCCAGCGTCACTCGCCGGAGGCCTGGCCCTGGCTGGCGGGGCTGGTGTTTGGTGAGCAGCAGGCGTTCAGTGCTGAGCAATGGCGGCTGGCCCAGCATACCGGCACGCTGCATCTTTTGGTGGTCAGTGGTTTGCATGTCGGGATGGTTGCTGCTCTGGGCTGGTTGCTGGCACTTGGCGGTATAAGGTTCTGGGGGCTGTTCAGTGGTCGCGGTTTACGCCATCCGGCTTTGTTGCGTCTGTTGCTGATCGGTGGACTGACGGCGGGTTATGTCTGGCTGGCGGGAATGGGGATTGCGCTGCAGCGTGCCTGGATCATGATTATGGTGCTGTTGTGGTTATTCTTCAGCGGCTGGCGATTTAACTGGCTGACGGCGCTTTCTCTGGCGTTGTTGCTGGTGCTGCTGGTTAATCCCCTGATCTGGACCCGCGCCGGTTTTGGCTTTTCTTTTGTTGCTGTACTGGCTTTGCTGGCGTTCTTTACGGGGCGCCGGCAAGGGTGGTTGCAGACGCTGTTTCTGCCCCAGTGGGTGGTATTTATCTCTATGTTGCCGCTGTTATGGTTCTGGCTGCTGCCGGTCAGTCTGGTGCAGGTTGGGGCGAACCTGCTGGCAATTCCGCTGCTTAGTTTGGTGATTTTGCCGCTGGCGTTGCTGGATGCCGGGCTGAGTTGGCTGGCGGGCGCGGTACTCAGTGATACGCAGGCACAGATGGTGATCGCTGTGCCTGATACCTTGCTGGCGGCCGTGGGTGAATTCTTCTGGTCAGTGCTCAGTGCCCTGCAGCAACAGCCGTGGATGGTACAGTTTTATCAGCCCTGGCCGTTACTGCTGCTCTGGCCCTGTCTGTTGTTATTGCTGCGCCTTGGCATCAGTGCTGCGCTGAGCTTTGGAGCCATGCTAATGCTGTTGCTGGCGTTGTTCTGGCCTCTGTCAGTGTCAGGTCCGTACCGGGAACAGGCAGTCATGCTGGATGTCGGGCAGGGGCAGAGTCTGGCTTTTATCAGTGAGCAGCATGCGCTGGTTTATGACACCGGTGCGCGCTTTTCGGAGCATTTTGATGCCGGTTCTGCATTGTTGTTGCCTTTGCTTAAACAGGCCGGTGTCAGACAGATTAATGCGTTGTTTGTCAGTCATTCCGATCTGGATCATGCCGGCGGTCTGAGCTCTGTATTGCAGGGTGGATTGCCGCTGCAGCAGCTGTTTTTAGGGCAGTGGCTGCCGGATCTGCCTGTGCAGCCGCAAGCTCACCTCTGTCGTGAACTTATAACAGCCGGTTGGCAGGAAGTCGGAGCGGATCTGCATTACCGCTTGCTGCTTCTGCCGGATGAGCAGCAGGCACTGGTCAACCCTTCGGATAATAATCAGTCCTGTGTGGTACAGGTGCGCTGGCATGAGCGGCGCTTCTTATTAGCCGGTGATATTGAGCGCGATCTTGAACAGCAATTGGTTGAGCACTTTGGCGCAGAGTTGCGCTCCGATGTATTGGTGCTGGCCCATCATGGCAGCCGCAGCAGTTCATCCTCTGTTTTTCTCGACGCTGTGCAGCCCGCGCAGGTATGGATTTCGGCGGGATTTAATAACCGTTTTGGTCATCCTCATGCGGATGTAACGGCCCGGCTGGAGGCGCTGAAGATTCCCTGGTATCTGACAGCGCGCGATGGGGCGGTGTTGATGGCACCGGACGGACAGGTGACGACGGCACGTTCCGGTTGGCAGCCGCCCTGGCGACAGCCTTGA
- a CDS encoding low molecular weight protein-tyrosine-phosphatase, with translation MLRVLFVCLGNICRSPTADGVFRSMVASAGLSDQVEVDSAGTAAWHIGKTPDPRTIKAAAERGYDLSQLRARQALAADFDQFDYVLAMDLENLSNLRALKPAAARTEPQLFLRSFARRFNSDEVPDPYYGGADGFEQVLDLVEDACGGLLADIRQRLNQRAKEIS, from the coding sequence GTGCTGCGTGTGCTTTTTGTGTGTCTGGGCAATATCTGCCGTTCACCGACCGCCGACGGCGTCTTCCGCAGTATGGTCGCCTCTGCCGGGCTGAGTGATCAGGTTGAGGTGGATTCAGCCGGCACTGCCGCCTGGCATATCGGCAAAACGCCCGATCCGCGCACCATCAAAGCCGCGGCTGAGCGCGGTTACGATTTATCGCAGTTACGTGCGCGTCAGGCGCTGGCCGCCGATTTTGATCAGTTTGATTATGTGCTGGCGATGGATCTGGAAAACCTCAGTAATCTGCGCGCATTAAAACCTGCCGCTGCGCGTACCGAACCCCAGCTGTTTTTACGCAGCTTTGCCCGCCGCTTTAACAGCGACGAAGTACCGGACCCATACTATGGCGGTGCCGATGGCTTTGAGCAGGTGCTGGATCTGGTTGAAGACGCTTGTGGAGGTTTGCTGGCCGATATTCGTCAGCGTTTAAACCAGCGCGCAAAGGAAATATCGTGA
- a CDS encoding Trm112 family protein — translation MDKQLLSMLVCPLCKGKLKYEKDAQELLCTFDGLAFPLRDGVPVMLEGEARRMSEEEKLEKAQKAAKEQAE, via the coding sequence ATGGATAAGCAATTACTGAGCATGCTGGTATGTCCGCTGTGTAAGGGCAAACTCAAGTATGAAAAAGACGCACAGGAGCTGCTGTGTACCTTCGACGGTCTGGCATTCCCGCTGCGCGATGGTGTGCCGGTGATGCTGGAAGGTGAGGCGCGCCGTATGAGCGAAGAAGAAAAGCTCGAAAAAGCGCAGAAAGCTGCCAAAGAACAGGCTGAGTAA